Proteins co-encoded in one Setaria viridis chromosome 9, Setaria_viridis_v4.0, whole genome shotgun sequence genomic window:
- the LOC117838755 gene encoding LRR receptor-like serine/threonine-protein kinase FEI 1, giving the protein MGSFLRKQPSYLFILIILHLVAHEARTLSSDGEALLAFKKAVTNSDGVFLNWREQDADPCNWKGVRCDSHSKRVINLILAYHRLVGPIPPEIGRLNQLQTLSLQGNSLYGSLPPELGNCTKLQQLYLQGNYLSGYIPSEFGDLVELEALDLSSNTLSGSIPRSLDKLSKLTSFNVSMNFLTGAIPSSGSLVNFNETSFVGNLGLCGKQINSVCKDALQSPSNGPQSPSSDDMLSKKNGKNSTRLVISAVATVGALLLVALMCFWGCFLYKNFGKKDMRGFRVELCGGSSVVMFHGDLPYSSKDILRKLETMDEENIIGAGGFGTVYKLAMDDGSVFALKRIVKTNEGLDRFFDRELEILGSVKHRYLVNLRGYCNSPSSKLLIYDYLQGGSLDEVLHEKSEQLDWDARINIILGAAKGLSYLHHDCSPRIIHRDIKSSNILLDGNFEARVSDFGLAKLLEDEESHITTIVAGTFGYLAPEYMQSGRATEKTDVYSFGVLVLEILSGKRPTDASFIEKGLNIVGWLNFLASENREREIVDPNCEGVQIETLDALLSLAKQCVSSLPEERPTMHRVVQMLESDVITPCPSDFYDSE; this is encoded by the exons ATGGGCTCTTTCCTAAGGAAACAGCCCAGCTACCTCTTCATTTTGATAATTCTGCACCTTGTTGCTCATGAAGCAAGAACGCTGAGTTCAGATG GGGAAGCACTTCTTGCCTTCAAGAAGGCAGTTACAAATTCAGATGGGGTCTTTCTAAATTGGCGTGAGCAAGATGCAGACCCCTGCAATTGGAAGGGTGTTAGATGTGATAGTCATAGCAAGAGAGTGATTAATCT GATTCTTGCATATCACAGATTAGTTGGGCCAATACCACCCGAAATTGGAAGGTTAAATCAGTTGCAAACTTT ATCGCTGCAGGGGAACAGTCTGTATGGTTCACTCCCTCCTGAACTGGGAAATTGTACCAAGCTGCAGCAATT GTATCTACAAGGAAATTACTTAAGTGGATACATCCCTTCAGAATTTGGCGATTTGGTGGAACTTGAGGCTTT GGACTTATCCAGTAATACGTTGAGCGGATCTATTCCACGTTCTCTTGATAAGCTATCCAAACTTACATCATT CAATGTTTCCATGAACTTCCTGACAGGAGCAATACCATCTTCTGGTTCACTTGTCAATTTCAATGAGACATC CTTTGTTGGGAACCTTGGTTTATGTGGGAAGCAGATTAACTCGGTGTGCAAAGATGCACTTCAATCACCATCAAATGGTCCTCAGTCACCTTCCTCAG ATGACATGCTTAGtaaaaagaatggaaagaatTCTACCAGACTTGTTATTAGTGCAGTAGCAACAGTTGGAGCTCTCCTTTTGGTGGCATTAATGTGTTTCTGGGGTTGCTTTCTTTACAAGAATTTTGGAAAGAAAGATATGCGTGGTTTCAGGGTTGAGCTATGTGGAG GCTCTTCTGTTGTGATGTTCCATGGGGACCTTCCATACTCCTCAAAAGACATCCTCAGGAAACTAGAGACTATGGATGAGGAAAATATCATTGGAGCAGGGGGCTTTGGAACTGTTTATAAACTTGCAATGGATGATGGCAGCGTCTTTGCATTGAAAAGAATAGTGAAAACAAATGAAGGGCTAGATAGGTTCTTCGACAGAGAACTTGAGATATTGGGAAGCGTTAAACATCGTTATTTGGTCAATCTTCGTGGTTACTGCAACTCTCCTTCATCAAAACTGTTGATATATGACTATCTTCAAGGTGGAAGCCTCGATGAAGTGTTGCATG AAAAGTCTGAACAGTTGGATTGGGACGCACGTATTAACATAATACTCGGAGCAGCAAAAGGCTTGTCTTATTTGCATCATGATTGTTCGCCTCGAATAATACATCGTGATATTAAGTCAAGCAACATCTTACTTGACGGCAATTTTGAGGCCCGTGTATCAGACTTCGGACTTGCAAAACTATTAGAGGATGAAGAATCACATATCACTACAATAGTTGCAGGAACATTTGGTTACCTTGCACCAG AGTATATGCAAAGTGGCAGAGCCACTGAGAAGACTGATGTATACAGCTTTGGGGTTTTGGTACTTGAAATACTGAGTGGAAAGCGGCCTACTGATGCATCATTCATTGAGAAGGGATTAAACATTGTTGGATGG TTAAATTTTCTTGCTAGTGAGAATCGGGAGAGGGAAATTGTCGACCCTAACTGTGAAGGTGTGCAGATTGAGACCTTAGATGCTCTGCTTTCTCTAGCCAAGCAATGTGTAAGCTCTTTGCCGGAGGAGCGGCCGACAATGCACAGGGTGGTACAGATGCTGGAGTCGGATGTAATTACACCATGCCCTAGCGATTTCTACGATTCAGAGTAG